The following proteins are encoded in a genomic region of Brachypodium distachyon strain Bd21 chromosome 1, Brachypodium_distachyon_v3.0, whole genome shotgun sequence:
- the LOC100846268 gene encoding skin secretory protein xP2, with product MQMASKEQQPAATATGKPPTICNRLQKAFHSRPAFRPLFRLTGRAQDGEAHGAPATGTGPGGAPAAAATHGGAPPPPILLPAASPVGKAPAPTPPVTLLPAQAPQKPAAAKGADGKAQREGQVPAVSIPAAATNVAEKKQAAATAGGMPVPVPPPAVVAGRTPAADAKAGDKAKTRVVSRVRKAMASSK from the coding sequence ATGCAGATGGCCAGCAAGGAACAACAACCAGCTGCCACTGCCACCGGCAAGCCGCCGACGATCTGCAACAGGCTCCAGAAGGCTTTCCACTCCCGGCCGGCCTTTCGGCCTCTATTCCGCCTCACAGGCCGGGCCCAGGACGGCGAAGCCCACGGAGCTCCTGCTACAGGTACTGGGCCCGGGGGAGCGCCGGCTGCAGCCGCGACGCACGGCGgtgcaccgccgcctccgatTCTGCTGCCGGCAGCATCTCCGGTAGGCAAAGCTCCAGCGCCTACGCCGCCGGTGACGCTGCTCCCGGCACAGGCGCCACAGAAACCGGCCGCTGCCAAGGGAGCTGATGGCAAGGCACAGCGTGAGGGCCAGGTCCCGGCAGTGAGCATTCCTGCCGCGGCCACAAACGTCGCGGAGAAGAAGCAGGCGGCTGCAACGGCAGGGGGCATGCCGGTGCCCGTTCCTCCACCGGCGGTCGTGGCCGGAAGGACACCGGCGGCGGACGCCAAGGCCGGGGACAAGGCGAAGACCAGGGTGGTATCCAGGGTTCGCAAGGCCATGGCCTCGTCCAAGTAG